One genomic segment of Gemmatimonadota bacterium includes these proteins:
- a CDS encoding outer membrane lipoprotein carrier protein LolA, with protein sequence MKHALALLGALLLPALGSAQAPTSSDPAPEIVTKAARVYRGLSGLQADFRQKLEDRRLGDETSKGTLYQAGNKFAMRFSDPATEAVVLDGSKLWVYTPSDNPGVVLRYPPPTSPVFGYNILDWFLKSPLDRYRVTFVKTETVDGRVTDAVLLQPLVPGEFQFRRATLWFDRGDGLPRRIQTDEGPQTRTVDLSNVRTNGTFPAGIFAFKVPSGVKVVDQ encoded by the coding sequence GTGAAGCACGCGCTCGCGCTGCTCGGGGCCCTGCTCCTCCCCGCCCTGGGGAGCGCGCAGGCGCCGACGAGCAGTGACCCCGCCCCGGAGATCGTCACCAAGGCGGCACGGGTGTATCGGGGGTTGAGCGGGCTGCAGGCGGATTTCCGGCAGAAGCTGGAAGACCGCCGGCTCGGCGACGAGACCAGCAAGGGGACGCTCTATCAGGCGGGCAACAAGTTCGCGATGCGCTTCTCCGACCCGGCCACCGAAGCCGTGGTGCTCGATGGCAGCAAGCTCTGGGTCTACACGCCGAGCGACAACCCCGGCGTCGTGCTGCGCTATCCGCCGCCGACCTCACCGGTCTTCGGCTACAACATCCTGGATTGGTTCCTGAAGAGCCCGCTCGATCGCTACCGCGTCACCTTCGTGAAGACGGAGACGGTGGATGGCCGGGTGACGGACGCGGTGCTGCTGCAGCCGCTGGTGCCGGGGGAATTCCAGTTCCGTCGGGCGACGCTGTGGTTCGATCGCGGCGACGGCCTGCCGCGCCGCATCCAGACCGACGAGGGCCCGCAGACGCGCACCGTCGACCTCTCGAATGTCCGCACCAACGGCACCTTCCCCGCCGGCATCTTCGCGTTCAAGGTGCCGAGCGGGGT
- the aroF gene encoding 3-deoxy-7-phosphoheptulonate synthase, whose product MLIVMKQDATPDEIAGVVEVIQTMGYEARPMPGRQRTTVGLVGNDGRVDASRVEALAGVAEVIHVSKPYKQVSREWKPEPTRVPLPDGSTIGGREVIIMAGPCSVEGEEQILLSARQVKAAGATVLRAGAFKPRSSPYAFQGLGQLGLELLAIARAETGLMIVTEAMDAKGLEMVVETADIVQIGARNMQNYSLLKEAGRQRKPVLLKRGLSATISELLLSAEYILSEGNPNVILCERGIRSFDTATRNLFDLSAIAVVHGLSHLPIIADPSHGTGHRDMVPAMARAAIAAGADGLIVEVHPNPERALSDGAQSLFPEQFERMMREVGAIAEVIGRSVVSPVGSAA is encoded by the coding sequence ATGCTGATCGTGATGAAGCAGGACGCCACCCCGGACGAGATCGCCGGCGTGGTCGAAGTGATCCAGACGATGGGGTACGAGGCGCGTCCGATGCCGGGCCGCCAGCGGACCACCGTCGGTCTGGTGGGCAACGACGGCCGCGTCGACGCCTCGCGCGTCGAGGCGCTCGCCGGCGTGGCCGAGGTGATCCACGTCTCGAAGCCGTACAAGCAGGTCTCGCGCGAGTGGAAGCCGGAGCCGACGCGGGTCCCGCTTCCGGATGGTTCGACGATCGGCGGCCGTGAGGTCATCATCATGGCGGGCCCTTGCTCCGTCGAAGGCGAGGAGCAGATCCTCCTCTCGGCCCGCCAGGTGAAGGCCGCCGGCGCCACGGTGCTCCGTGCCGGCGCCTTCAAGCCCCGTTCCTCGCCCTATGCCTTCCAGGGCCTCGGCCAGCTCGGCCTCGAGCTGCTGGCGATCGCGCGTGCGGAAACGGGGCTGATGATCGTCACCGAAGCCATGGATGCCAAGGGACTGGAGATGGTGGTCGAGACCGCCGACATCGTGCAGATCGGCGCGCGCAACATGCAGAACTACTCGCTCCTCAAGGAAGCGGGACGTCAGCGCAAGCCGGTGCTGCTCAAGCGCGGCCTCTCGGCCACGATCTCCGAGCTGCTCCTCTCGGCCGAGTACATCCTCTCCGAGGGGAATCCGAACGTCATCCTCTGCGAGCGCGGCATCCGCTCGTTCGACACCGCGACCCGCAACCTCTTCGACCTCTCGGCGATTGCAGTGGTGCACGGCCTCTCGCACCTGCCGATCATCGCCGACCCGAGCCACGGCACCGGCCACCGCGACATGGTGCCGGCGATGGCGCGTGCGGCGATTGCGGCCGGCGCCGACGGGCTGATCGTCGAGGTGCATCCGAACCCGGAGCGCGCGCTGTCGGATGGGGCGCAGTCGCTCTTCCCCGAACAGTTCGAGCGGATGATGCGCGAAGTCGGCGCGATCGCCGAGGTGATCGGCCGCTCGGTGGTGTCGCCAGTGGGGAGCGCGGCGTGA